The following are encoded together in the Adhaeribacter arboris genome:
- the cphA gene encoding cyanophycin synthetase, which produces MEIVDLRIMRGPNYWSVKHPRIIVLKINLNEYSGVLTNSLNGFADRLEQMFPGLYEHRSAEGVEGGFFKIVREGAKLSYVIEHIALELQNLGGMDCGFGRTMPSPDQSMDYVLFSYSEERAGEYAARAAVKITEALIKGTKYNLQRDIDRLHEIREDEHIGPSTYSIVAEAVSRNIPFIRLNKNSLIQLGYGVNQKRIQATMTCRTSVFAVELAGDKNATKDMLREGGVPVPQGTTVYDATELKKAVTELGYPMVIKPLDGNHGKGATINIKNWKDALKGLNEAQRYSEAVIVEQFIEGFDFRLLVINKKFVAAAKRTPAMVVGDGVSTIQELIDKVNEDPRRGVGHEKVLTKIKVDKQTNAILRDKELTTKSVLSAGEILYLKSTANISTGGTATDVTDIIDPYNVLMAERIAGIIGLDVCGIDVMTTDIAIPLNEARGAVLEVNAAPGFRMHISPTDGLPRNVAEPVIDMLFPRGCPSRIPIIAVTGTNGKTTTTRLTAHIIKSCGYQVGFTTTDGIYIQDRMLEKGDTTGARSTEFVLKDPTVNFAVLECARGGMLRSGLGFQHCDVGIVTNVAADHLGLKDINTLEDMARVKAVVPKTVVPDGYAILNADDNLVYAIGKELSCKIGYFSLDENNPRILKHISKGGLAAVLENGYISIFKNSYKIRIDRVADIPLTFGGRARFNIENVLAATLAAYVSHVAVDDIKTALRTFIPSPAKTPGRMNLFKFSNFEVLVDYAHNAAGLKAIGEFLKNTHAARKVGIIAGVGDRRPEDTIELGKMAGELFDEIIIRQDEDLRGASPEEIISLLTQGVNYYGEKEVKIIPEEMRAIAYALENATRDSFVCIFSEQISEAIKLVENFRVIQDRRVLVE; this is translated from the coding sequence ATGGAAATCGTCGATTTAAGGATCATGCGTGGTCCTAATTATTGGTCCGTAAAACATCCGAGGATTATAGTTTTAAAGATAAATTTAAACGAATACAGCGGTGTGTTAACGAATAGCTTAAATGGATTTGCTGATCGTCTGGAGCAAATGTTTCCGGGTTTATATGAGCACCGGAGCGCTGAAGGAGTAGAAGGGGGGTTTTTTAAAATAGTCAGAGAAGGAGCTAAGCTTAGCTACGTTATAGAACATATCGCGCTGGAGCTGCAAAATTTAGGCGGTATGGATTGTGGCTTTGGTCGAACCATGCCCTCACCGGATCAAAGCATGGATTATGTGCTGTTTTCTTACAGTGAAGAGCGGGCGGGAGAGTATGCGGCCCGTGCAGCGGTGAAGATTACCGAAGCTTTAATTAAAGGTACTAAATACAATTTGCAACGCGACATTGACCGGCTGCACGAAATCCGGGAAGATGAACACATTGGTCCGAGTACGTATTCCATTGTGGCAGAAGCAGTGAGCCGGAATATACCTTTTATTCGGCTGAATAAAAACTCTCTTATTCAGTTAGGTTATGGCGTGAACCAGAAGCGCATTCAGGCCACTATGACCTGCCGTACTTCGGTTTTTGCCGTGGAGTTAGCCGGTGATAAAAACGCAACCAAAGATATGCTCCGGGAAGGGGGAGTGCCTGTCCCTCAAGGTACTACTGTATACGATGCCACGGAACTGAAAAAGGCGGTAACCGAGTTAGGCTATCCGATGGTTATTAAACCCTTAGATGGCAATCATGGCAAAGGTGCCACGATTAACATTAAAAATTGGAAAGATGCTTTAAAAGGATTAAACGAGGCGCAAAGGTATTCGGAGGCTGTAATAGTAGAGCAATTTATCGAAGGATTTGATTTTCGGTTACTCGTAATAAACAAGAAATTTGTGGCCGCTGCGAAGCGTACTCCGGCTATGGTGGTAGGAGACGGGGTTTCTACAATCCAGGAACTAATTGATAAGGTAAACGAAGATCCACGACGCGGAGTGGGGCACGAAAAAGTGCTTACTAAAATTAAAGTAGATAAACAAACCAATGCCATTTTACGAGATAAAGAATTAACCACTAAATCGGTCTTATCTGCCGGTGAAATTCTTTATCTTAAAAGTACGGCTAATATTAGCACGGGCGGAACAGCTACGGACGTTACCGATATTATTGATCCTTATAATGTACTTATGGCCGAACGGATTGCCGGCATAATTGGTCTGGATGTATGCGGCATCGACGTAATGACGACCGATATTGCCATTCCCCTGAACGAAGCGCGCGGAGCTGTATTAGAAGTGAATGCAGCCCCTGGTTTCCGGATGCATATTTCGCCTACGGATGGTTTACCCCGCAACGTGGCCGAGCCTGTTATTGATATGTTGTTCCCTCGAGGTTGCCCCTCCCGCATCCCAATTATTGCGGTAACAGGAACCAACGGTAAAACGACAACTACCCGCTTAACCGCCCATATTATTAAATCTTGTGGTTATCAGGTAGGTTTTACTACTACCGATGGTATTTACATTCAGGACCGGATGCTGGAAAAAGGCGACACCACTGGTGCCCGTAGTACCGAATTTGTTTTGAAAGACCCAACCGTAAATTTCGCGGTGCTGGAGTGTGCCCGGGGCGGGATGTTACGTTCCGGTTTAGGATTTCAGCACTGTGATGTAGGCATTGTAACGAATGTAGCCGCTGACCATTTAGGGTTAAAAGACATTAACACCCTAGAAGATATGGCTCGAGTAAAAGCAGTGGTTCCTAAAACAGTAGTTCCCGATGGGTATGCTATTCTAAACGCGGATGATAATTTGGTGTATGCCATAGGTAAAGAACTCAGTTGTAAAATTGGGTATTTTAGTTTAGATGAAAATAATCCCCGAATTCTAAAACATATCTCAAAAGGAGGTTTAGCGGCGGTACTCGAAAACGGATACATTTCCATTTTTAAAAATAGTTATAAAATCCGGATAGACCGGGTAGCCGATATTCCTTTAACTTTCGGGGGACGAGCTCGTTTTAACATCGAAAACGTATTAGCGGCCACTTTAGCTGCTTATGTATCGCACGTAGCCGTCGATGATATTAAAACCGCGTTGCGCACTTTTATACCATCTCCCGCTAAAACACCCGGACGGATGAATTTATTTAAATTCTCTAATTTTGAGGTTCTGGTTGATTATGCGCATAATGCGGCCGGATTGAAAGCTATTGGTGAATTTTTAAAAAACACGCATGCGGCCCGTAAAGTGGGAATAATTGCCGGAGTAGGGGATCGCCGGCCAGAAGATACAATAGAATTAGGTAAAATGGCCGGTGAGTTGTTCGACGAGATTATTATCCGACAGGATGAGGATTTACGCGGTGCGAGTCCGGAAGAGATTATCAGCCTGCTCACGCAAGGAGTTAATTATTACGGCGAGAAGGAAGTAAAAATAATTCCCGAGGAAATGCGTGCTATTGCGTACGCACTAGAGAATGCTACGCGCGACTCATTTGTTTGTATCTTCTCCGAACAAATATCAGAAGCAATTAAATTAGTAGAAAATTTTAGAGTTATCCAAGATCGTCGGGTATTAGTGGAGTAG
- a CDS encoding cyanophycinase: MTKKRKALEQSSECPTPKGVLIAIGGKENKGQAPEEGSNQDNNANFVELGILNCFKSELKGENPLVVVVPTASSVPEESAEDYIKAFKELGLTNVKVIDIRCREDVSKPEYMDLIEQANGVMFTGGDQLRLTAILGGTDFLTLLKHRYTYDDIVIAGTSAGATALSTPMIYEGASADSGILKGDVRITTGLEFLRDIAIDTHFIARGRIVRMTQAIATNPGCIGIGLEEDTGVIVREGRNLEVIGSGLIVIVDGHLTTETNVHIVHTGAPVTIRNLIVHMLGKGDQYQITTAESYHK; the protein is encoded by the coding sequence ATGACAAAAAAGCGGAAAGCGTTAGAACAAAGTTCGGAATGCCCAACTCCTAAAGGTGTTTTAATTGCCATTGGCGGAAAGGAAAATAAAGGACAGGCTCCCGAGGAAGGTTCCAATCAGGATAATAATGCGAATTTTGTTGAATTAGGTATTTTAAATTGTTTTAAAAGCGAGTTAAAGGGCGAAAATCCATTAGTGGTCGTGGTTCCTACGGCTAGTTCTGTACCCGAGGAATCGGCAGAAGATTATATAAAAGCTTTTAAAGAATTAGGATTAACCAATGTAAAGGTTATAGATATACGTTGCCGGGAAGACGTTAGCAAACCAGAATATATGGACCTGATTGAACAAGCTAATGGCGTTATGTTTACGGGGGGAGATCAGCTACGCTTAACCGCTATTTTGGGAGGTACCGATTTCTTAACCCTTCTCAAACATCGGTATACCTACGATGATATTGTAATTGCAGGTACTAGTGCCGGAGCAACAGCCCTGTCCACTCCCATGATTTATGAAGGAGCCTCTGCCGATAGTGGTATTTTAAAAGGCGATGTACGAATAACTACCGGATTGGAATTCTTGCGAGATATTGCTATTGATACTCATTTTATTGCCCGGGGCCGTATTGTACGCATGACCCAGGCTATTGCTACTAATCCGGGATGCATTGGCATTGGTTTGGAAGAAGATACCGGTGTAATTGTACGGGAAGGGCGGAATTTAGAAGTAATTGGGAGCGGCTTAATTGTTATTGTCGACGGACACCTCACTACCGAAACTAACGTACATATAGTACATACTGGTGCCCCGGTAACTATCCGCAATTTAATTGTTCATATGCTGGGAAAAGGCGATCAATACCAAATTACTACTGCGGAAAGCTATCATAAATAA
- a CDS encoding STAS domain-containing protein, translating to MEVNTISHRDHFLITLIGCVDTNTILSLNRQLEQCLQSDTPAILVDCKNLTHVCIAGLRSLLHYQRLLQNRKKKIIVFELKATIKSVFLETGLDRFISVAFTYEQALHLIRQR from the coding sequence ATGGAAGTAAATACTATTTCACATCGTGATCATTTCCTCATTACTTTAATTGGTTGTGTAGATACAAATACAATTCTTTCGTTAAATCGTCAATTGGAACAATGTCTGCAATCAGATACTCCGGCCATTCTGGTAGATTGTAAGAACTTAACGCATGTTTGCATAGCTGGTTTACGCTCTTTACTGCACTATCAAAGATTACTTCAAAATAGAAAAAAGAAAATTATTGTATTTGAATTAAAAGCTACTATTAAATCAGTTTTTCTTGAAACTGGTTTAGACCGGTTTATTTCGGTAGCTTTTACTTACGAGCAAGCCTTGCACCTTATTCGCCAACGCTAA
- a CDS encoding response regulator has translation MIKILLVDDHKIIRDGIQSLLKDEATIQVVGEASNGLEMVDFIPNNPVDVILMDLNMPLMDGFEGTKYIRENYPNIKILVLSMLDHENYISKVLDLGASGYILKNTGREEMVYAITTVAAGNQFICTEIALNLLKRVQSTATKTEANGSRQHGDLSKREIEVLRLIAEGFTNAEIADKLFTSKRTIESHRQHLIEKTQAKNTAALVKFALEKGIID, from the coding sequence ATGATTAAAATATTATTAGTAGATGATCACAAAATTATCAGGGATGGAATTCAATCTTTATTAAAAGACGAAGCAACCATTCAAGTAGTAGGAGAAGCTTCAAATGGCTTGGAGATGGTGGACTTTATACCTAACAACCCGGTTGATGTAATTTTGATGGATTTAAACATGCCCTTGATGGATGGATTTGAGGGCACAAAATATATTCGGGAAAATTATCCGAACATAAAAATACTGGTACTATCCATGTTGGATCACGAAAACTATATTTCAAAAGTGCTGGACTTGGGTGCCTCGGGGTATATTCTTAAAAATACCGGTCGCGAAGAGATGGTTTATGCCATTACTACCGTTGCCGCCGGTAATCAATTTATCTGCACCGAGATTGCTCTTAATCTACTAAAAAGGGTACAATCAACCGCCACTAAAACAGAAGCTAACGGCAGCCGGCAGCACGGTGATTTATCAAAACGCGAAATAGAAGTACTAAGGTTAATTGCCGAAGGATTTACTAACGCCGAGATTGCCGATAAGCTTTTCACCAGTAAGCGAACGATCGAATCGCACCGACAGCATTTAATTGAAAAAACTCAGGCTAAAAATACCGCGGCTTTAGTAAAATTCGCTTTGGAAAAAGGCATTATTGATTAG
- the rpsA gene encoding 30S ribosomal protein S1 encodes MSANIDDFDWDKFESQKFGGAYSKDQRTELEKMYSDTLNTVQEEEVIKGTIVGITDRDVILNIGFKSDGLVPLSEFRDQPDIKIGDEVEVFIEDQEDPNGQLILSRKKAKIVKAWDNIHKALEHDTVLEGLVKRRTKGGLIMDLYGVEAFLPGSQIDVKPIRDFDIFVGKKMEVKVVKINSAFDNVVVSHKVLIEKDLEQQRQGILNNLEKGQVLEGVIKNMTNFGVFIDLGGVDGLLHITDISWGRINHPQEVLELDQKVNVVVLDFDEDKKRISLGMKQLTPHPWDALSADIEVGSRVKGKIVNVADYGAFLEILPGVEGLIHVSEMSWSQHLRNPQDFIKQGDEIEAVVLTLDRDERKMSLGIKQLTEDPWTKQDVLEKYAVGTRHTGVVRNLTNFGLFIELEEGVDGLVHVSDLSWTKKIKHPSEFVKVGETLDVVVLELDVPNRRLALGHKQLEENPWDTFATVFHIGSIHRATILEKSDRGAVLELPYGIEGFAYPKNLVKEDGAVAEAGETLDFKVVEFSKEDRKITLSHSNVYLDAREEASKADKFAKKKPSPVVGAAPTQQGAKPVDIKKKEEVKSTLGDLEALSALREQMQNNEKEVGAKKLQAAADAKAATENPKPETSDEEAEAE; translated from the coding sequence ATGAGTGCAAATATTGATGATTTTGATTGGGATAAATTTGAATCCCAAAAGTTTGGCGGTGCTTATTCCAAAGATCAGCGGACCGAACTAGAAAAAATGTACTCCGATACCCTGAATACCGTTCAGGAAGAAGAGGTAATTAAAGGTACTATTGTAGGTATCACCGATCGGGATGTTATTCTGAACATCGGTTTCAAATCAGATGGTTTAGTTCCCCTTTCTGAATTCCGCGATCAACCCGACATTAAAATCGGTGACGAAGTAGAAGTATTCATCGAAGATCAGGAAGACCCTAACGGTCAATTAATCTTGTCCCGGAAAAAAGCTAAAATTGTGAAGGCTTGGGACAATATTCACAAAGCATTAGAGCACGATACAGTACTGGAAGGTTTAGTAAAACGCCGGACTAAAGGTGGTTTAATTATGGACCTGTACGGTGTGGAAGCTTTCTTACCCGGCTCTCAAATTGATGTGAAGCCAATCCGTGATTTTGATATTTTCGTGGGTAAGAAAATGGAAGTTAAAGTAGTTAAAATTAATTCGGCTTTCGATAACGTAGTTGTTTCGCATAAGGTACTCATCGAGAAAGATCTGGAGCAGCAACGTCAGGGCATCCTGAACAACCTGGAAAAAGGTCAGGTACTCGAAGGAGTTATCAAGAACATGACTAATTTCGGGGTGTTTATCGATTTAGGTGGGGTAGATGGTTTACTGCACATCACCGATATTTCGTGGGGCCGCATCAACCATCCGCAAGAAGTACTGGAATTAGACCAGAAAGTAAACGTAGTAGTTTTAGACTTCGACGAGGACAAAAAGCGTATTTCGTTGGGTATGAAGCAATTAACGCCTCACCCATGGGATGCTTTATCGGCTGACATTGAAGTTGGTTCCCGGGTTAAAGGTAAAATTGTAAACGTAGCCGATTACGGTGCTTTCCTGGAAATTTTGCCTGGCGTAGAAGGATTGATTCACGTTTCCGAAATGAGTTGGTCGCAGCACTTGCGTAATCCGCAGGACTTCATTAAGCAAGGCGATGAAATTGAAGCAGTGGTGTTGACCTTGGACCGGGACGAGCGCAAAATGTCGTTGGGTATTAAGCAATTAACCGAAGATCCTTGGACCAAGCAAGATGTATTAGAGAAGTACGCCGTCGGAACCCGGCATACCGGGGTTGTCCGTAATCTGACTAACTTTGGCTTATTCATTGAGTTAGAAGAAGGCGTAGATGGTTTAGTACACGTTTCCGATTTATCCTGGACGAAGAAAATTAAACATCCTTCTGAGTTCGTGAAAGTAGGCGAGACCTTGGACGTAGTAGTATTAGAGTTGGATGTGCCAAACCGCCGTTTAGCTTTAGGTCATAAGCAACTGGAAGAAAACCCTTGGGATACTTTTGCAACGGTGTTCCACATAGGTTCTATCCACCGGGCTACTATCCTCGAGAAGAGCGATCGGGGTGCGGTACTGGAATTGCCTTACGGTATCGAAGGATTTGCTTATCCTAAAAACCTGGTTAAAGAAGATGGTGCAGTTGCCGAAGCTGGCGAGACTTTAGACTTTAAAGTAGTTGAGTTCTCGAAAGAAGATCGTAAGATTACTTTATCGCATAGCAACGTTTACCTGGATGCGAGAGAAGAAGCCTCTAAAGCCGATAAGTTTGCCAAGAAAAAACCGAGTCCGGTAGTAGGTGCTGCTCCCACTCAGCAAGGTGCTAAGCCGGTTGATATCAAGAAAAAAGAAGAAGTAAAATCTACTCTTGGTGATCTGGAAGCACTTTCGGCTTTAAGAGAGCAAATGCAGAATAACGAAAAAGAAGTTGGCGCTAAAAAGCTGCAGGCCGCGGCCGATGCTAAAGCAGCAACGGAAAACCCTAAACCGGAGACATCCGACGAAGAAGCAGAGGCTGAATAG
- a CDS encoding HNH endonuclease, whose protein sequence is MDQKVLILNQDYSAISLCSIHKAFILLFLDKAELVEKRKGALRTVSKSFPVPSIIRLQRYVNVPYKGIALSRQNIMRRDQFRCLYCDSTKNLTIDHIIPRSRGGESNWTNLGTACMRCNTRKGDRTPEEANMQLKQKPKKPSLTSFLVLHSDTIDTSWHTYLRTKN, encoded by the coding sequence ATGGATCAGAAAGTACTAATTCTTAATCAAGATTATTCCGCTATTTCTCTTTGCAGTATTCATAAAGCTTTTATTTTATTATTTCTGGATAAAGCCGAATTAGTAGAAAAACGGAAGGGCGCTTTGCGTACAGTTAGCAAATCATTTCCGGTACCCTCCATTATTCGGTTGCAACGCTACGTAAATGTGCCTTATAAGGGCATTGCCCTTAGCCGCCAGAATATTATGCGCCGCGATCAGTTTCGCTGTTTGTACTGCGATTCTACTAAAAATTTAACCATCGATCATATTATTCCGCGATCCAGGGGAGGAGAATCGAATTGGACGAATTTAGGTACGGCTTGTATGCGTTGTAATACCCGAAAAGGGGATCGTACGCCGGAGGAAGCCAATATGCAATTAAAGCAAAAACCGAAAAAGCCTAGTTTAACCTCCTTCCTGGTTTTACATTCCGATACTATTGATACTAGTTGGCATACTTATTTGCGCACGAAGAACTAG
- a CDS encoding C40 family peptidase: MDYGICSLSLVPVRAEPSDKSELVTQLLYGECYKIIGSQGNWYQIQIAADDYIGWIDFKQNCPVTTDYFEEWKELLHPRAVDLVQTISSPETRIPIMIGSILPFFDGINIRINNQKYVYSGRATNNSLPFKINFFTKIARSYLKAPYLWGGKSIFGIDCSGFVQQVYGICGYSFPRDAWQQVSLGEEVHFANQTQPGDLAFFDNDEGRIIHVGVMLENPQIIHAHGEVRIDVLDHYGIFNQQRKRYTHRLRIIKRILPAAK; this comes from the coding sequence GTGGATTACGGAATTTGCAGTTTAAGTTTAGTACCCGTACGGGCCGAACCTTCCGATAAAAGTGAATTAGTTACTCAGTTGCTTTACGGGGAATGTTATAAAATAATTGGTTCACAAGGAAACTGGTACCAGATTCAAATTGCGGCGGATGATTACATTGGTTGGATTGATTTTAAGCAAAACTGCCCGGTAACCACAGATTATTTTGAGGAGTGGAAAGAATTGCTGCATCCGCGGGCGGTAGATTTAGTGCAAACCATTAGCAGTCCGGAAACACGCATTCCAATAATGATTGGCAGCATACTTCCTTTTTTTGATGGTATCAACATTCGGATAAATAACCAAAAATACGTTTACAGTGGCCGGGCTACTAACAACTCTTTGCCTTTTAAAATCAACTTTTTTACTAAAATTGCCAGAAGTTACCTCAAAGCTCCTTACTTGTGGGGAGGCAAGTCTATTTTTGGCATAGATTGTTCCGGTTTTGTGCAGCAGGTTTACGGCATTTGCGGTTATTCTTTCCCCCGCGATGCCTGGCAACAAGTATCTTTAGGCGAAGAAGTTCATTTCGCCAACCAAACGCAACCCGGTGATTTAGCTTTTTTCGATAACGACGAAGGACGAATCATTCACGTAGGAGTCATGCTGGAAAACCCGCAGATTATTCACGCGCACGGCGAGGTAAGAATAGACGTACTCGATCATTATGGTATTTTTAATCAGCAGCGCAAACGGTATACCCACCGCTTGCGCATCATAAAAAGAATTCTGCCGGCAGCAAAATAA
- the smpB gene encoding SsrA-binding protein SmpB: protein MAKEKDRIKKNVNIVNRRASYEYEFLSKYIAGIMLTGTEIKSIREGNVNLQDGFCTFLQNELWLHQVTIAKYTEGTYNNHEPTRPRKLLLNKKELNQLNKKSEEQGLTIIPIRFFVNDRGFAKVEVALARGKKLYDKREDIKERDVKRELQRERF from the coding sequence ATGGCGAAAGAAAAAGATCGAATTAAGAAAAACGTCAACATAGTTAACCGGCGGGCTTCGTACGAGTATGAATTCTTGAGTAAATACATCGCGGGAATTATGCTTACGGGTACCGAAATAAAATCCATCCGCGAGGGGAACGTAAACCTGCAAGATGGTTTCTGCACTTTTTTACAAAACGAGTTGTGGCTGCACCAGGTAACTATTGCTAAATACACCGAAGGAACCTACAACAACCACGAGCCTACCCGCCCGCGCAAGCTGCTTTTAAATAAAAAGGAATTAAATCAGTTAAATAAAAAATCAGAAGAACAAGGACTTACCATTATTCCTATCCGGTTTTTTGTTAACGACCGTGGTTTCGCTAAAGTAGAAGTTGCTCTGGCTCGCGGTAAAAAGTTGTACGATAAACGCGAAGACATTAAAGAACGCGACGTAAAACGGGAATTGCAGCGCGAACGATTTTAA